One window of the Halobacteriovorax sp. JY17 genome contains the following:
- a CDS encoding TolC family protein, with amino-acid sequence MKMLIFVSIITLLSTSSFAKERVTITEELIKKEVNNAAPNTLAIEASFLSVDFQREAFEENFDFNLVGSASYYKTSENSFSPQIPVSSPIKAYKVGVEKGLGTGMKIGVNTFSEQMTSSVVNKGTSNGFGLEFSMDLYKNFLGRLTSSQRELLKESVLRADLQKNIQKKAFYQSLRKIYWSLVANNEQLKISQKLLTLSQQQLKDSKRKFKNKIAEISEVSRSESQIADRNSRIINLQYQREVLVQQLKELLPTLSDKELVLGTYSIPKTSKQLFSCIAQISNFNEAPLQYSSYDEILKSLQTEYTHQRKITDSYNRANVQFVSEVKRLGKTEGYSEAWDRFSDDGRTAFSAGVELRIPLGGSSTKSKELQDLLDKKRFISQKEEIVGKVNAYHSQVVKNIHLLQKVIEQQNINSEKLAITLKHTKKKYNQARVSFRDLILDQDALLSSNLLEVQSQLSIITTLLDYFTVYTEMPCDINN; translated from the coding sequence ATGAAAATGTTAATTTTCGTATCAATAATAACCTTATTGAGTACGTCCTCTTTCGCAAAGGAAAGAGTCACAATTACAGAAGAATTAATTAAAAAAGAAGTCAATAATGCAGCTCCAAATACTTTGGCAATTGAAGCTTCATTTCTATCAGTAGATTTTCAAAGAGAAGCATTCGAGGAAAATTTCGACTTCAATCTTGTGGGCTCTGCAAGTTATTACAAGACAAGTGAAAATTCATTTTCCCCACAAATCCCTGTCAGTTCACCTATAAAGGCCTACAAAGTTGGTGTTGAAAAAGGGCTTGGAACAGGAATGAAGATCGGTGTTAATACTTTTTCAGAACAAATGACAAGCTCCGTAGTTAACAAAGGAACTAGTAACGGTTTTGGACTAGAGTTTTCCATGGATCTTTACAAGAACTTTCTCGGTAGACTAACAAGCTCACAAAGAGAGCTACTTAAAGAAAGTGTACTTAGAGCAGATCTACAAAAGAATATTCAAAAGAAGGCCTTCTACCAAAGTTTAAGAAAGATTTATTGGTCACTAGTAGCAAATAATGAGCAATTGAAGATATCTCAAAAGCTCTTAACCCTTTCCCAACAGCAATTAAAAGACTCAAAGAGAAAGTTTAAAAATAAAATTGCTGAAATTAGCGAAGTTTCGAGATCAGAATCTCAAATTGCCGATAGAAATTCTAGAATCATAAACCTTCAATACCAAAGAGAAGTTCTTGTTCAACAATTAAAGGAACTACTTCCTACACTTTCTGACAAAGAGCTTGTTCTTGGAACGTACTCGATACCTAAAACATCTAAACAACTCTTTAGCTGTATTGCTCAGATATCGAACTTCAACGAAGCTCCTTTGCAGTACTCAAGCTATGATGAGATTTTAAAATCACTTCAAACTGAATACACACATCAAAGGAAAATAACTGACTCATACAATAGAGCGAATGTTCAATTTGTCTCAGAAGTTAAAAGACTTGGAAAAACAGAAGGATATAGTGAAGCTTGGGATAGATTTTCTGATGACGGAAGAACAGCATTTAGTGCAGGCGTGGAGTTACGAATTCCTCTAGGAGGAAGTTCAACTAAATCAAAAGAGCTTCAAGACTTATTAGATAAGAAGAGATTCATTTCTCAAAAAGAAGAAATTGTTGGAAAAGTTAATGCCTATCATTCTCAGGTCGTTAAAAATATTCATCTACTACAAAAAGTCATTGAACAACAAAATATTAATAGTGAAAAACTAGCAATAACACTTAAGCACACAAAGAAGAAGTATAACCAGGCGAGAGTTTCATTTAGGGACTTAATCTTAGATCAAGATGCTCTTTTAAGCAGTAATCTTCTAGAAGTCCAGAGTCAATTATCAATCATTACGACTCTACTAGATTACTTCACTGTTTATACTGAAATGCCATGTGATATTAATAATTAG
- a CDS encoding ABC-F family ATP-binding cassette domain-containing protein, which translates to MSLLCTLSNIHLHLGTKTLFTGAGFTISYGDQIGLLGLNGKGKSSLFKILASKVTPDRSTPPFTFDKANSGGENNQGFSTFLVPQEMQLEDGDEVTIKDYFFRFYPEHLKIHKALDLINEKFETDYSEELIEQQNKLLDELDHLGSWDLIRSFESYMKYFGQNDLETRVIDLSGGEQKKILLSLGFTAKENLILWDEPTNHLDIETIKLFEDELMSSGKTFVVISHDRYLLGKVCSKILHIKNGLIESFKGSYIDYLDFLSEQESARRKLLGRLKNSLSREQAWMRQGIKARGTRSKKRVENFHDLKDKITSVKGEARRALDLNITSTQRKTRSLVEMKDVSFSYPGKDIFSQIDVDIYKGDRIGLIGKNGVGKTTLVKMILGELVNTSGKLKIADDLNIQYFSQKREEMDEEETPHNFLTDGSDQVTLADGRTRHVAAYFESFLFSKDDLKRPIKTLSGGEKGRLQLAKNLTKQADIWIFDEPTNDLDLETLQILEDALVQFKGSLILISHDRSFLSNVTNKTWVLNNKSIEQFVGGYAQAESYLEALALENILLEQESEENSEVELPKEVVETPEPVATKLSNSQKKRLEDIPSLIEDLEAQISSIEELMLKFNFDNMDPETSKLYANLGGKKEGLEASLLALYEEFDSLSI; encoded by the coding sequence ATGTCTTTACTATGTACTTTGAGCAATATTCACCTTCACCTTGGGACTAAAACCTTATTCACAGGTGCGGGGTTTACTATTTCCTATGGCGATCAAATCGGACTTCTTGGCCTCAACGGAAAAGGAAAATCTTCTCTATTTAAAATACTAGCCTCAAAGGTTACTCCAGATCGCTCAACACCTCCTTTCACTTTCGATAAGGCAAATAGTGGTGGAGAGAATAATCAAGGGTTTTCAACATTCCTAGTTCCTCAGGAAATGCAACTTGAAGATGGTGATGAAGTCACTATAAAAGACTATTTCTTCAGATTCTATCCTGAGCATTTAAAGATTCATAAGGCCCTTGATCTTATTAATGAAAAGTTTGAAACAGACTATAGTGAAGAACTTATTGAACAGCAGAATAAACTTCTTGATGAATTAGATCATTTAGGAAGTTGGGATTTAATTCGATCCTTTGAATCGTATATGAAGTACTTTGGTCAAAATGATTTAGAAACAAGAGTGATCGACCTTAGTGGTGGTGAGCAGAAAAAGATTCTACTAAGCCTTGGTTTCACTGCAAAAGAAAATCTCATCCTATGGGATGAACCGACAAACCATTTAGATATTGAAACAATCAAATTGTTTGAAGATGAATTAATGAGTTCAGGAAAGACATTTGTCGTGATTTCTCACGATAGATACTTACTTGGAAAAGTTTGTAGTAAAATTCTCCATATCAAAAATGGTCTTATTGAAAGCTTTAAAGGTTCTTATATTGATTATCTTGATTTCTTATCTGAGCAAGAATCTGCAAGAAGAAAACTACTTGGCCGCCTAAAGAATTCTCTTAGTCGAGAGCAAGCATGGATGCGTCAAGGAATCAAGGCCAGAGGAACGAGAAGTAAGAAGAGAGTTGAAAACTTTCATGACTTAAAAGACAAAATAACTTCAGTGAAAGGCGAAGCTCGTAGAGCTCTCGATTTAAATATTACTTCCACTCAACGTAAGACTAGAAGCCTCGTCGAAATGAAAGACGTTTCTTTCTCATATCCCGGAAAAGATATTTTCTCTCAAATAGATGTTGATATCTACAAGGGAGACAGAATTGGACTCATTGGAAAGAACGGTGTTGGTAAGACGACTCTTGTGAAGATGATACTCGGAGAATTAGTAAATACGAGTGGAAAGCTAAAGATTGCCGATGATTTAAACATTCAATACTTCTCGCAAAAAAGAGAAGAGATGGACGAAGAGGAAACTCCTCATAATTTTTTAACAGACGGCTCAGATCAAGTGACATTAGCAGATGGTAGAACAAGACATGTCGCTGCTTACTTTGAAAGCTTCCTCTTCTCCAAAGATGATTTAAAGAGACCAATTAAAACTCTCTCTGGGGGAGAAAAAGGCCGTTTACAACTTGCAAAGAATTTAACAAAGCAAGCAGATATTTGGATTTTTGATGAACCTACCAACGACCTTGATCTTGAAACTCTTCAAATATTAGAAGATGCTCTTGTTCAATTTAAAGGCTCACTTATCCTTATTTCTCACGATAGAAGTTTTCTTTCAAACGTGACGAACAAGACTTGGGTTTTAAATAATAAGTCCATTGAGCAATTTGTTGGCGGCTATGCTCAAGCAGAAAGTTATCTAGAAGCTTTGGCCTTAGAAAATATTCTTCTTGAACAAGAAAGTGAAGAAAATTCTGAAGTAGAACTTCCAAAAGAAGTGGTTGAAACTCCTGAGCCAGTAGCTACGAAGCTTTCAAATTCACAAAAGAAGAGACTCGAGGATATTCCTTCATTAATTGAAGATCTTGAAGCTCAAATATCATCTATAGAAGAGCTTATGCTCAAGTTTAATTTCGACAATATGGACCCTGAAACCAGTAAACTCTATGCTAATCTAGGCGGCAAGAAAGAAGGACTCGAAGCGAGCCTACTTGCCCTTTATGAAGAGTTTGATTCTTTATCTATTTGA
- a CDS encoding YkgJ family cysteine cluster protein: MEKGEPVKEVVIKFPAIASKTYQAFKSQSEMIKIMNDVIKKIKKLSSPSRRARFVHKEVNRKITELFKDSAVERNVSCREGCSACCHTQVSISDDEAQLLHKIVQDGHKIDLERLKNQSKASKSSATWYRLSYQERACIFLDENKSCSIYDSRPMVCRTNHVVGDPKDCSTEDGLEHSVKLLNTFEADMVVMAGFSQCEENGALPDLLFSLIEGKKEVLDMMSPFKNLSQVFKEL, translated from the coding sequence TTGGAGAAAGGTGAACCTGTCAAGGAGGTTGTCATCAAATTTCCAGCAATTGCCAGTAAGACATATCAAGCTTTCAAGTCTCAATCAGAGATGATTAAGATCATGAATGATGTCATTAAGAAAATTAAAAAACTTTCCTCTCCCTCTAGAAGGGCCAGATTTGTGCATAAAGAAGTTAATAGAAAGATTACGGAATTATTTAAAGATTCTGCAGTTGAGAGAAATGTATCTTGTCGTGAAGGATGTTCAGCTTGCTGTCATACACAAGTAAGTATTTCTGACGATGAAGCTCAATTACTTCATAAAATTGTACAAGATGGACATAAGATAGATTTAGAGAGATTAAAAAATCAATCAAAGGCTAGTAAGAGTAGCGCCACTTGGTATCGCCTTTCTTATCAAGAAAGAGCTTGTATTTTCTTAGATGAAAATAAGAGCTGCTCCATATACGACAGTAGACCTATGGTGTGTCGTACAAACCATGTCGTAGGCGACCCAAAAGACTGTTCTACTGAGGATGGTTTAGAGCATTCTGTTAAATTACTCAATACATTTGAAGCAGATATGGTTGTCATGGCGGGATTTAGTCAGTGTGAGGAGAATGGTGCACTTCCTGATCTTCTATTTAGTTTAATAGAAGGAAAAAAAGAAGTTTTAGATATGATGAGCCCTTTTAAAAATCTGAGTCAGGTTTTCAAAGAACTTTAA
- a CDS encoding class I SAM-dependent methyltransferase, with amino-acid sequence MSHCPLCLCDNSILHYENKKKVFFRCNTCKLIFAPKERLLNTAEEVEIYDLHENDPNDINYVNFMERILTPLRDHLPYGSHGIDFGCGPGPVVKTILSKENFKISEYDPFYVNDKSLLDEQYDFLIATEVIEHIYETKKDFELMLSLVKKKGVIALMTSFYSDDIDKFSRWGYHNDPTHVRFFNEETFDWMAKEYGLRLIIPTKNIAFFIKE; translated from the coding sequence ATGAGTCATTGCCCACTTTGTCTTTGTGACAATTCCATTTTACATTATGAAAATAAGAAGAAAGTATTTTTTCGTTGTAATACTTGTAAGCTAATATTTGCTCCCAAAGAGAGATTGCTAAACACCGCAGAAGAAGTTGAGATATATGATCTTCATGAAAATGATCCTAATGATATAAATTATGTAAATTTTATGGAAAGAATTTTGACTCCTCTTAGAGATCACTTACCATATGGTTCTCATGGCATAGACTTTGGGTGTGGTCCGGGTCCTGTTGTGAAAACGATTCTCTCAAAAGAAAATTTTAAGATATCAGAGTACGATCCATTCTATGTAAATGATAAGTCCTTACTTGATGAGCAATATGATTTCTTGATTGCCACTGAAGTTATTGAACATATTTATGAGACAAAGAAAGATTTCGAACTCATGCTTTCATTGGTAAAGAAAAAAGGCGTGATCGCACTGATGACATCATTTTATTCTGATGATATAGATAAGTTTAGTCGCTGGGGATATCACAATGATCCAACTCATGTCCGCTTCTTTAATGAAGAGACGTTTGATTGGATGGCAAAGGAATATGGATTAAGGCTCATCATTCCCACTAAAAATATTGCATTCTTTATAAAGGAATAA
- a CDS encoding Spx/MgsR family RNA polymerase-binding regulatory protein has protein sequence MIKMYGIPNCDTVKKARKFLDENQVEFEFVDFKKVAPTEKEIKTWKKTFGDWPVNKRGTTFRKLKEEFESANDKEIVKLISENSSVIKRPILEENGKAICFGFDKEVFENLL, from the coding sequence ATGATTAAAATGTATGGAATACCAAATTGTGACACTGTTAAGAAGGCCCGCAAGTTTCTTGATGAAAATCAAGTCGAATTTGAATTTGTCGATTTTAAAAAGGTGGCTCCTACTGAAAAAGAAATCAAGACTTGGAAAAAAACTTTTGGTGATTGGCCAGTAAATAAGCGCGGAACAACTTTTAGAAAATTAAAAGAAGAGTTTGAAAGTGCAAACGATAAGGAAATTGTAAAATTAATTTCTGAAAATTCATCTGTAATTAAGAGACCAATTCTTGAAGAAAATGGTAAAGCTATTTGTTTTGGTTTTGATAAAGAGGTTTTTGAAAATCTTCTATGA
- a CDS encoding tRNA-uridine aminocarboxypropyltransferase yields the protein MNKEQYLAKKKLAQVEFDNIQRRKTCLKCRRTIDACLCESIVEIETNTMFVLLMHPMEAKKEKVGTGRLTNASLENSKVIMGIDFTDDPEVNALINDSNNLCFAMYPGKSAINISEEKFSYDKKKKLVIFIIDATWPCAKKMMKLSENLLELPRICFTPTERSRFDIKHQPMDFCLSTIESVHYFLSALEEQGIEKLSGKHDSLLKTLEALVHYQLECENDPNRQTYRRNSFTPFEKRRKSAKWNTRSLFVD from the coding sequence ATGAACAAAGAACAGTACCTAGCAAAGAAGAAATTAGCACAAGTTGAATTTGATAATATTCAAAGAAGGAAGACTTGTTTGAAGTGTAGGCGAACTATTGATGCCTGCCTCTGTGAAAGTATTGTTGAAATTGAAACTAATACGATGTTCGTTCTGCTTATGCACCCTATGGAAGCTAAGAAAGAAAAAGTTGGAACGGGCAGACTAACTAATGCTAGCCTAGAAAATTCAAAAGTAATAATGGGGATTGATTTTACGGATGACCCAGAAGTTAATGCTCTAATTAATGACTCTAATAATCTCTGCTTTGCTATGTACCCAGGAAAGAGTGCTATAAATATAAGTGAAGAGAAATTCTCTTACGATAAGAAAAAGAAATTAGTTATTTTTATTATTGATGCCACATGGCCTTGTGCTAAGAAAATGATGAAGCTCTCTGAAAACCTCTTAGAGCTTCCAAGGATTTGCTTTACTCCAACTGAGAGGTCTAGGTTTGATATTAAACATCAGCCAATGGACTTTTGCCTCTCAACTATTGAATCTGTTCACTACTTTCTCTCGGCCTTAGAAGAGCAGGGGATTGAGAAATTAAGTGGAAAGCATGATTCTCTTCTAAAAACTCTTGAGGCCTTAGTTCATTATCAGCTAGAGTGCGAAAACGATCCCAATAGGCAAACCTATAGAAGAAACTCATTCACTCCCTTTGAAAAGAGACGAAAGTCCGCGAAGTGGAATACGCGCTCACTATTTGTAGATTAG